The Megasphaera stantonii genome includes a window with the following:
- a CDS encoding DUF6506 family protein — protein MTFAYLVMGPFDSRTDRAAIHDGMIQVIGVADVQDAIAVAKELQEQGISCIELCGAFGPENAKKIIDATGNTIPIGFATHLPEQEALYQATFSA, from the coding sequence ATGACATTTGCATACTTAGTAATGGGCCCGTTCGACAGCCGGACGGACCGCGCCGCCATACACGACGGCATGATACAGGTAATCGGCGTCGCCGACGTGCAGGACGCGATTGCCGTCGCCAAAGAATTGCAGGAACAAGGAATCAGCTGCATTGAGCTGTGCGGAGCCTTCGGGCCGGAGAATGCCAAGAAAATCATCGACGCGACGGGAAATACCATTCCCATCGGCTTTGCAACGCACCTTCCCGAGCAGGAAGCCTTGTATCAAGCTACCTTCTCCGCATAA
- a CDS encoding electron transfer flavoprotein subunit beta/FixA family protein, whose product MNIVVLVKQVPAVSDIQIDAKDHNLVRVGAPSMLNPVDMNAIEAAVAVKEAVGGTVTLVTMGTALAGEVMRQGIAIGADKGVLVSDERMAGSDTLATGKILAKAIEKIGGADLVITGKRSTDGDTGQIPPAVAQHLGMSLLSYAESIAVDGGVVKGTRKVNGGIESVEVTLPAVCSVMETMNTPRQPKVRGTMMAKKAVFDVLRLEDLGLDAQEAGKAGSATQVTELFAPEPHPVGTMISGATAAEAAKNLVGTLAEKKLL is encoded by the coding sequence ATGAATATCGTAGTTTTGGTAAAACAAGTACCTGCCGTTTCAGATATCCAAATCGACGCAAAGGACCATAATCTTGTCCGCGTCGGCGCTCCGTCCATGCTCAACCCCGTGGATATGAACGCTATCGAAGCGGCTGTAGCCGTTAAAGAGGCTGTCGGCGGCACCGTTACCCTCGTGACGATGGGGACGGCCCTGGCCGGCGAAGTCATGCGTCAGGGCATCGCTATCGGCGCAGACAAAGGTGTTCTCGTTTCGGATGAACGGATGGCAGGCTCAGATACATTGGCAACAGGAAAAATTTTGGCGAAAGCGATTGAAAAAATCGGCGGTGCTGACTTGGTCATTACAGGCAAGCGCTCGACCGATGGCGATACGGGCCAGATTCCTCCGGCTGTGGCCCAGCATCTGGGCATGTCCCTCTTGTCCTATGCCGAATCGATCGCTGTCGACGGCGGCGTCGTCAAAGGCACGCGCAAAGTCAACGGCGGCATCGAATCGGTAGAAGTTACCTTGCCGGCGGTCTGCTCGGTCATGGAAACGATGAACACGCCGCGCCAGCCTAAGGTCAGAGGCACGATGATGGCGAAGAAAGCCGTATTCGATGTCCTTCGCCTGGAAGATTTGGGCCTGGACGCTCAGGAAGCAGGCAAAGCCGGCTCGGCTACGCAGGTTACGGAACTGTTTGCTCCCGAGCCTCATCCCGTCGGCACGATGATCAGCGGCGCTACAGCTGCTGAAGCCGCCAAGAATCTCGTCGGCACATTAGCGGAAAAGAAATTGTTATAA
- a CDS encoding alpha/beta hydrolase, protein MKRTTLAKKLRIALAVMAFAGCATSFAADDTADAAASPAAKTQNEMKRQLTREATYMEEQLTLTQEWDKTFPKSDKVNHRKVTFHNRYGITLAADLYEPKRYKGKLAAIAVCGPFGAVKEQAAGLYAQAMAERGFLTIAFDPSFTGESGGQPRYVASPDINTEDFQAAVDFLSVQDNVDPKKIGIIGICGWGGMALNAAAIDTRIKATVASTMYDMTRVTANGYFDAENSEEARYAKRKALNAQRTEDYKKGSYALAGGLPDELPADAPFFVKDYYDYYKTSRGYHPRSLNSNGGWNVTSSLSFLNMPILQYADEIRNAVLILHGEKAHSCYFSRDAYAKLKGDNKELLIIPGAVHTDLYDKTDVIPFDKMTEFFRANLS, encoded by the coding sequence ATGAAACGAACAACTTTAGCTAAGAAACTTCGGATAGCCCTGGCCGTCATGGCGTTCGCCGGCTGCGCGACGAGTTTCGCCGCCGACGACACAGCAGATGCGGCCGCGTCGCCGGCTGCAAAGACGCAAAATGAAATGAAAAGACAACTTACAAGGGAGGCAACCTATATGGAAGAACAATTGACATTAACACAAGAATGGGATAAAACATTCCCCAAAAGCGATAAGGTCAACCACCGCAAAGTCACATTCCACAACCGCTACGGCATTACCCTCGCCGCCGACCTGTACGAACCGAAGCGCTATAAAGGCAAGTTAGCGGCCATCGCCGTCTGCGGGCCCTTCGGCGCCGTCAAGGAACAGGCTGCGGGCCTGTACGCCCAGGCCATGGCCGAACGAGGATTCCTGACCATCGCCTTCGACCCGTCCTTTACCGGCGAAAGCGGCGGCCAGCCGAGATACGTCGCCTCGCCGGACATCAACACAGAAGACTTCCAGGCTGCCGTCGATTTTCTCTCCGTTCAGGATAACGTCGACCCGAAAAAAATCGGCATCATCGGCATTTGCGGCTGGGGCGGCATGGCCCTGAACGCCGCGGCTATCGATACGCGCATCAAAGCAACCGTCGCCTCGACGATGTACGATATGACCCGCGTGACGGCCAACGGCTATTTCGACGCTGAAAACAGCGAAGAAGCGCGCTACGCAAAGCGCAAAGCCTTGAACGCCCAGCGCACGGAAGATTACAAAAAAGGCTCCTATGCCTTAGCCGGCGGACTTCCCGACGAACTTCCAGCCGACGCCCCCTTCTTCGTAAAAGATTACTACGATTATTACAAGACGAGCCGCGGCTATCATCCCCGTTCGCTCAATTCCAACGGCGGCTGGAACGTCACGTCGTCCCTGTCGTTCCTGAACATGCCCATCCTGCAGTATGCCGATGAAATCCGCAATGCCGTCCTGATTCTCCATGGCGAAAAAGCCCATTCGTGCTACTTCAGCCGCGACGCCTATGCCAAATTAAAGGGCGATAATAAAGAACTCCTGATCATCCCCGGCGCAGTTCATACCGATTTATATGATAAAACCGACGTGATTCCCTTTGATAAAATGACGGAATTTTTCCGAGCCAATTTATCCTAA
- a CDS encoding FeoB-associated Cys-rich membrane protein, with the protein MHIYYLQKGAGIMTLSNIIIAVVVLAAAAYILRHVIGLFKGTKGCCSGGCSGGCPSCCAAEKKSSEKQKPAEK; encoded by the coding sequence TTGCACATCTATTATTTGCAGAAGGGAGCGGGTATCATGACCCTTTCCAATATTATCATCGCCGTCGTCGTACTGGCTGCCGCGGCATACATCCTTCGTCATGTTATCGGTTTATTTAAGGGAACGAAAGGATGCTGCAGCGGCGGATGCTCTGGAGGCTGCCCGTCGTGCTGCGCGGCGGAGAAAAAAAGTTCGGAGAAGCAAAAGCCAGCGGAAAAATAA
- a CDS encoding electron transfer flavoprotein subunit alpha/FixB family protein — MELKQNVWVYVEVADGKVSPLSAELLGKGRELADARNNTLVGLVVGDEKAAQDVISYGADAVVVVNNPELAAFDSVLYTKAVEEVAKKYEPSVILIGASNNGRDLGGRLSAAMNLGLVADCIDVRYEGDDDTLTWIRPAYTGKLFVKILTTTRPQLATISDKIFRGNGFDDSRSGEIITETVDLGGLKAVQKVTAFEALPADVAELSLEEAEIVVGAGRGVGDEEGMNKVKAFAEAIGAGFGVSKPLVDNGWALHDIQIGITGKKIAPKIYIALGVSGAIQHKLGVQDSDIIIAVNTDPDAPIFQFAHYGIVGDLFEVMPVLEEEIKKMKA; from the coding sequence ATGGAATTGAAACAAAATGTCTGGGTTTACGTCGAAGTCGCAGATGGAAAGGTAAGCCCCCTCAGTGCTGAATTATTGGGCAAAGGCCGTGAATTGGCCGATGCCCGCAACAATACATTAGTCGGCCTCGTCGTAGGCGATGAAAAGGCCGCGCAGGATGTGATTTCCTATGGCGCCGACGCCGTCGTAGTCGTCAACAATCCCGAATTGGCGGCCTTTGATTCGGTATTATACACGAAGGCCGTAGAAGAAGTCGCTAAAAAATACGAACCGAGCGTTATCCTCATCGGCGCGTCCAATAACGGCCGCGATTTGGGCGGCCGCTTATCTGCCGCAATGAATTTGGGCCTCGTCGCCGACTGCATCGACGTCCGCTATGAAGGCGACGACGATACGCTGACCTGGATTCGTCCGGCCTATACGGGCAAGCTGTTCGTCAAGATTTTGACGACGACCCGTCCCCAGCTGGCTACGATCAGCGACAAGATTTTCCGCGGCAATGGATTCGACGACAGCCGCAGCGGTGAAATCATTACGGAAACCGTTGATTTGGGCGGCTTGAAGGCCGTACAGAAGGTCACGGCTTTCGAAGCGCTGCCAGCCGACGTTGCGGAACTGAGCCTGGAAGAAGCAGAAATTGTCGTCGGCGCAGGCCGTGGCGTAGGCGATGAAGAAGGCATGAACAAGGTAAAAGCCTTCGCTGAAGCGATCGGAGCCGGATTCGGCGTATCGAAGCCCCTCGTCGACAACGGCTGGGCCTTGCACGATATTCAGATCGGTATTACAGGCAAGAAGATTGCGCCGAAGATTTACATTGCTCTCGGCGTATCCGGCGCGATTCAGCATAAATTAGGCGTTCAGGATTCGGACATCATCATTGCCGTCAACACCGATCCCGACGCTCCTATTTTCCAGTTTGCTCATTACGGCATCGTCGGCGACCTCTTTGAAGTCATGCCTGTACTGGAAGAAGAAATCAAAAAGATGAAGGCCTGA
- a CDS encoding LysR family transcriptional regulator — MELRVLRYFLAVAREGNITGAANFLHLTQPTLSRQIKDLEEELGCQLLVRKSHRVVLTPEGMRLRKRAEEIISMVDKTEAEFLARENAVSGDIYIGGGETQAIRQIAEIIRELQEEYPDIHYHLYSGNAEDVTERLDKGLLDFGILIQPADISKYDYINLPSRDRWGVIMRKDSPMAAKESIRKEDLLDVPLICSRQVMTQRRTENEFADWFGDDFDRLHVVTTFNLVYNAAIMVEAGIGYAVTLDKLAHTSEDSPLCFRPLMPLLESGMNVIWKKYQVFSPAAELFLERMNEAFGRECL; from the coding sequence ATGGAACTGAGAGTGCTTCGGTATTTTTTAGCCGTAGCCCGCGAGGGGAACATTACGGGGGCGGCAAATTTTCTTCACCTGACGCAGCCGACATTGTCGCGGCAGATTAAGGACTTGGAAGAAGAATTAGGCTGCCAGCTCTTGGTGCGAAAAAGCCATCGCGTCGTCCTTACGCCGGAAGGGATGCGGCTGCGCAAACGGGCGGAAGAAATCATTTCCATGGTCGACAAGACGGAAGCAGAGTTTTTGGCCAGGGAAAACGCCGTAAGCGGCGATATTTACATCGGCGGCGGCGAGACGCAGGCTATCCGGCAGATTGCCGAAATCATCCGGGAGCTGCAGGAGGAATATCCAGATATTCATTATCATTTGTACAGCGGCAACGCCGAAGATGTAACCGAACGGCTGGACAAGGGGCTTCTCGACTTCGGCATCCTGATTCAGCCCGCCGATATTTCCAAGTACGATTACATCAATTTGCCCAGCAGGGACCGCTGGGGCGTTATCATGCGAAAGGATAGCCCCATGGCAGCCAAAGAGAGCATTCGGAAAGAGGACCTTCTCGACGTGCCTCTCATCTGCTCGCGGCAGGTCATGACACAGCGTCGGACGGAAAATGAGTTTGCCGACTGGTTCGGCGACGATTTTGACAGACTCCATGTCGTGACGACGTTTAATCTCGTGTATAACGCGGCCATTATGGTGGAAGCCGGCATAGGCTATGCCGTGACCCTCGATAAGCTGGCCCATACGTCGGAAGACAGTCCCCTTTGTTTTCGCCCGCTGATGCCGTTATTGGAGTCGGGAATGAACGTCATCTGGAAAAAGTATCAGGTGTTCTCGCCGGCAGCGGAGTTGTTTTTAGAGCGGATGAACGAGGCTTTTGGCAGAGAGTGCTTGTAA
- the feoB gene encoding ferrous iron transport protein B, producing the protein MEQAGKIKIALAGNPNCGKTTIFNNITGAKQHVGNYPGVTVEKKEGHCSFGGKELLFVDLPGTYSLTARSLDEVVARNVIINEKPDIIVNVLDASNLERNLYLAAQLVELGRPVVVALNMMDIAERMGVKIDLKKLGEELGAVVVPLIGSKNIGTKDLLVVIADENKTQNLVNAKVDYGADVEPYVQELTDAINKTGIIDYPIRWLAVKLLENDSDVVAKIRSMDGMQNILNLASKMRNDLKDKIDLDFYFAQCRHQFAVQAFNHSVIAVGTGDTLSDKIDRVLTHRVLGIPIFLALMWAMFTAVIDIGAYPQEWLDTLFGMLGDWLSGVIADEQIRSLVVDGVVGGVGSVMSFVPLIVILYFFISLLEDTGYMARAAFLIDRVMRAMGLHGKSFIPMILGFGCTVPGIMAARTLDNEKDRLVTIFAAPFMSCGARLPVYTLLIAAFFGASGNGGTVLFGIYLLGIIVAILVAVVLRHTLFKGEKEPFVMELPPYHIPTVKDVLMHMWERSVLYLKKAGTFILGASIIVWFLTAYPMDVEYSQDFEAARANVEEQMEVQQAAVLQGYGIASLEDNAELNGMYESMIAAAEAPEEAEGEEAASEETVAAEEPAYPAGFAALQEQNPAVYAQALPLYDLKVAADDNIALLDEQEASEKISQSYAATIGHFIEPVIAPLGFDWKIGVGIVACSAAKEVMVSTLATIYSVQADEEDQENLVTYLQEDPSFNPAVGLALMVFTLLYMPCVAAMAVIKRETNSWKMLFLLNGMCVVLAYVLAFVTYHGSLLLGLGA; encoded by the coding sequence GAAGGAAGGCCATTGTTCTTTCGGCGGCAAAGAATTATTGTTTGTCGATTTGCCGGGCACATACAGCCTGACGGCTCGCTCTCTTGACGAAGTCGTAGCCAGAAACGTCATCATCAATGAAAAACCTGATATTATCGTAAACGTATTGGACGCGTCCAATTTGGAACGCAACCTGTACCTGGCTGCTCAGCTCGTTGAATTAGGCCGTCCTGTCGTCGTGGCCCTGAACATGATGGATATTGCCGAACGCATGGGCGTCAAAATTGATTTAAAGAAATTGGGCGAAGAGCTCGGCGCCGTCGTCGTTCCCCTTATCGGCAGCAAAAATATAGGTACGAAAGACCTCTTAGTAGTTATTGCCGATGAGAATAAGACGCAAAATCTTGTTAATGCTAAAGTGGATTACGGCGCAGACGTAGAACCGTATGTCCAGGAATTGACGGATGCTATTAATAAAACCGGCATCATTGATTATCCTATCCGCTGGCTGGCGGTCAAGCTGCTGGAAAACGATTCGGACGTCGTGGCTAAGATTAGAAGTATGGACGGGATGCAGAATATCCTCAACTTAGCGTCGAAGATGCGCAACGACTTGAAGGATAAAATCGATTTGGATTTCTATTTTGCCCAATGCCGCCATCAGTTTGCCGTACAGGCCTTCAATCATTCCGTCATCGCTGTCGGGACAGGTGATACGTTGTCCGATAAAATCGACCGCGTCCTGACGCATCGGGTGTTAGGCATTCCTATTTTCCTGGCGTTGATGTGGGCCATGTTTACGGCCGTTATCGATATCGGCGCCTATCCGCAGGAATGGTTGGATACGCTGTTCGGCATGCTTGGCGACTGGCTTAGCGGCGTCATTGCCGACGAACAGATTCGCTCCCTTGTCGTCGACGGCGTCGTCGGCGGTGTCGGTTCGGTTATGAGCTTCGTGCCCCTTATCGTTATCTTGTATTTCTTTATCAGTTTGCTGGAAGACACGGGGTATATGGCCCGCGCCGCCTTCCTCATCGACCGCGTCATGCGCGCCATGGGGCTGCACGGCAAGTCCTTTATCCCGATGATCCTCGGCTTTGGCTGCACCGTTCCGGGCATTATGGCCGCTCGTACGCTGGACAATGAAAAGGATCGCCTCGTTACGATTTTCGCTGCGCCCTTCATGAGCTGCGGCGCTCGCTTACCTGTCTATACTTTGCTCATCGCGGCCTTTTTTGGAGCCTCCGGAAACGGCGGTACCGTCTTATTTGGCATTTACCTGTTAGGGATTATCGTTGCGATTTTAGTTGCCGTCGTACTCCGTCATACTCTTTTTAAAGGTGAAAAAGAACCTTTCGTCATGGAATTGCCGCCCTATCATATTCCGACGGTAAAAGACGTGCTCATGCATATGTGGGAACGGAGCGTATTGTACCTGAAAAAAGCCGGTACCTTTATTCTCGGCGCGTCCATCATCGTTTGGTTCTTAACAGCTTATCCCATGGACGTCGAATACTCTCAGGATTTTGAAGCGGCCCGGGCAAACGTAGAAGAACAGATGGAAGTACAGCAGGCTGCCGTCCTTCAGGGCTACGGCATCGCTTCTCTGGAAGATAATGCGGAATTAAACGGTATGTATGAATCGATGATTGCGGCGGCGGAAGCTCCGGAAGAAGCGGAAGGCGAAGAAGCTGCATCTGAAGAAACGGTTGCGGCAGAAGAACCTGCATATCCTGCCGGCTTTGCCGCCTTACAGGAACAGAATCCGGCCGTATATGCTCAGGCCTTGCCTCTGTATGATTTGAAGGTTGCCGCCGACGACAATATCGCCCTTCTCGACGAACAAGAAGCGTCGGAAAAAATTTCTCAAAGCTATGCTGCTACAATTGGTCATTTTATTGAACCGGTCATCGCGCCTCTCGGCTTCGACTGGAAGATCGGCGTAGGCATCGTCGCTTGCTCGGCTGCGAAAGAAGTCATGGTTTCTACGCTGGCTACGATTTACAGCGTACAGGCTGACGAAGAAGACCAGGAAAACCTCGTTACGTATCTGCAGGAAGACCCGAGCTTTAACCCGGCTGTCGGCTTGGCCCTGATGGTATTTACCCTGCTGTACATGCCCTGCGTCGCGGCCATGGCGGTCATCAAGCGCGAAACAAACTCCTGGAAGATGCTGTTCCTCTTAAACGGTATGTGCGTCGTTCTCGCCTATGTATTGGCATTCGTTACGTATCATGGGTCCTTACTGCTTGGCTTAGGCGCATAA
- a CDS encoding aldo/keto reductase, translated as MHTTAIPSIILNNGVSMPILGLGIYALHGADCERAVCEAVDLGYRLFDTAQMYGNERELGNALKACGVPREEVFITTKLYSPTTTYKKAKAAISESLKALQTDYIDLLLIHEPYSSSLEMYEAMKEAYEDGKIRALGISNFSAARYLNFIQSCGVIPAVNQVEAHAFYQQKHLQAVLERHGTRMEAWSPFAAGKNHFFTNPILQSIGKKYGKTVAQVGLRLLVQRGVVVIPKSGHAGRLKQNLDIFDFSLSDEDLRQIQSLEGERSLFGWYD; from the coding sequence ATGCATACGACTGCCATTCCCTCTATAATCCTGAATAACGGCGTATCCATGCCGATATTAGGCCTGGGTATCTACGCCCTCCACGGCGCGGACTGCGAGCGCGCCGTCTGCGAAGCCGTCGACCTGGGTTACCGCCTGTTCGACACGGCCCAGATGTACGGCAACGAACGAGAACTGGGCAATGCCCTGAAAGCCTGCGGCGTGCCGCGGGAAGAAGTATTTATCACGACGAAGCTCTATTCACCGACAACGACGTATAAAAAGGCCAAAGCGGCTATTTCGGAATCCCTCAAAGCTCTGCAAACCGATTATATCGACCTGCTGCTGATCCACGAGCCTTACAGCTCGTCCCTCGAGATGTATGAAGCCATGAAAGAGGCCTATGAAGACGGTAAAATCAGGGCTTTAGGCATTTCCAATTTCAGCGCCGCCCGCTATTTAAACTTCATTCAGTCCTGCGGCGTCATTCCGGCAGTCAATCAAGTAGAAGCCCACGCCTTTTATCAGCAAAAGCATTTGCAGGCCGTACTCGAACGACACGGCACGCGCATGGAAGCATGGAGCCCCTTTGCGGCCGGAAAGAACCATTTCTTTACCAATCCTATATTGCAGTCCATCGGCAAAAAGTACGGCAAGACGGTGGCTCAAGTCGGCCTGCGCCTCCTCGTCCAGCGCGGCGTCGTCGTCATTCCCAAGTCAGGCCATGCCGGCCGGCTGAAACAAAACCTCGACATTTTCGATTTTTCCTTATCCGACGAGGACTTGCGGCAAATTCAGTCCCTAGAAGGCGAACGCAGCTTATTCGGCTGGTACGATTAG